Proteins from one Cyanobacteria bacterium GSL.Bin1 genomic window:
- a CDS encoding acyl-CoA desaturase gives MANPICNQDNNQDKTDHTRPPRLRWELVLVVVIIHLGALLAVFPSHFSLSAVGVAIVLHCITIGLGISLGYHRLASHRSFKVPKALEYCFIFCGTLAGQGGVKGWVGYHRMHHLYTDSPQDPHDSTQGFWWSHINWVLHEVPSQGKLAHFTKDIANDPFYEFCHQYYLILQIALAALLYGLGGMPFLIWGTFVRLFVGFHTTFFVNSACHLFGYRNFDLSDRSTNCWWVALLSFGEGWHNNHHAVQSSAQFSCKAWEIDLVWQMIRILEWLGIAKNVRRMASSKQ, from the coding sequence ATGGCAAACCCAATCTGCAATCAAGACAATAATCAAGACAAAACTGATCACACTCGACCACCGCGACTGCGTTGGGAACTGGTTTTAGTTGTTGTCATCATTCATTTAGGCGCATTATTAGCCGTCTTTCCCAGTCACTTTAGTCTCTCTGCTGTGGGGGTCGCGATTGTCCTCCACTGCATAACGATTGGTTTGGGAATTTCTCTCGGCTATCATCGCCTGGCTTCCCATCGCAGTTTTAAAGTCCCTAAAGCACTAGAATACTGTTTTATCTTCTGCGGGACCTTAGCCGGTCAAGGGGGTGTTAAAGGTTGGGTGGGGTATCATCGGATGCACCATCTTTACACGGACTCCCCCCAAGACCCTCATGATTCGACCCAAGGCTTTTGGTGGAGTCATATCAATTGGGTCTTACATGAGGTTCCGAGTCAGGGGAAATTGGCTCACTTTACCAAAGATATCGCCAATGATCCATTTTACGAGTTTTGTCATCAGTATTATCTGATCTTGCAGATTGCCCTTGCTGCCTTACTTTACGGGTTAGGGGGAATGCCATTTCTGATCTGGGGAACATTTGTCCGCTTGTTTGTTGGCTTTCATACGACGTTTTTTGTCAATAGTGCCTGTCATCTGTTTGGCTATCGCAATTTTGATCTCAGCGATCGGTCTACAAATTGTTGGTGGGTAGCACTCTTGAGTTTTGGTGAAGGATGGCATAACAACCATCATGCGGTTCAGTCGTCCGCTCAATTCTCGTGCAAAGCGTGGGAAATTGATTTGGTTTGGCAGATGATCCGAATTCTGGAATGGCTGGGCATCGCCAAAAATGTCCGCAGAATGGCAAGTTCAAAACAGTGA
- a CDS encoding Uma2 family endonuclease, producing the protein MAQTISSPITLEEFLTMPTSQERYELVEGNIVAKMAPQRFHSKTQRALLRYLEEWGESRGEVGIEWSVILQRRGKDWVPIPDLLFVSQERLPENLGDEPCPVPPDLAIEIISPSQTFGEMAEKAMDYLNAGVLRVWVVDPQAQSITVFAPYAMPITYRGDENLLTDSTLPDLRLTAHALFTQAGLT; encoded by the coding sequence ATGGCACAAACGATCTCTTCTCCAATCACGTTAGAGGAGTTTCTAACCATGCCGACAAGCCAGGAGCGTTATGAACTCGTTGAAGGAAATATTGTTGCTAAGATGGCTCCCCAACGCTTTCATTCCAAAACCCAGCGTGCTTTATTACGTTACTTGGAAGAATGGGGAGAGTCTCGTGGTGAGGTAGGGATTGAATGGTCAGTAATTCTTCAGCGACGGGGTAAAGATTGGGTTCCCATTCCTGATTTATTGTTTGTGTCTCAAGAGCGCTTACCAGAGAATTTAGGAGATGAACCTTGTCCAGTACCGCCAGATTTAGCGATTGAAATTATCTCACCCAGTCAAACGTTTGGTGAGATGGCTGAAAAGGCAATGGATTACTTAAATGCAGGGGTGTTGCGGGTGTGGGTCGTTGATCCGCAAGCTCAAAGCATCACCGTATTTGCTCCTTATGCGATGCCGATTACTTATCGCGGAGATGAAAACCTACTGACTGATAGTACCTTACCTGACTTGAGATTAACGGCTCACGCCCTGTTTACGCAAGCTGGCTTGACTTGA